One segment of Theobroma cacao cultivar B97-61/B2 chromosome 9, Criollo_cocoa_genome_V2, whole genome shotgun sequence DNA contains the following:
- the LOC18588975 gene encoding probable boron transporter 7, with translation MENIRSPFKGIIKDIKGRSACYKQDWVSALCSGFGILAPTTYIFFASALPVIAFGEQLSRDTDGTLSTVETLASTAICGVIHSIFGGQPLLIVGVAEPTVIMYTYLYSFSKGRPELGQELFLAWTAWVCVWTALLLILLAIFNACTIITRFTRIAGELFGMLITVLFLQEAVKGVISEFSIPKGENPKLEKYQFPWLYTNGLLAVIFSFGVLVSALKTRKARSWCYGTGWLRGFIADYGVPLMVLCWTALSYTIPGKVDSGVPRRLFCPLLWEPASLHHWTVIKDMGKVPIVYILAAFIPALMIAGLYFFDHSVASQMAQQKEFNLKKPSAYHYDILLLGVMTLICGLLGLPPSNGVLPQSPMHTKSLAVLKKQLIRKKMVKSAKEGMLQQASNSEIYGRMQAVFIEMDASPALISVDKELKNLKEAVMKGDDGQDAKGKFDPVKHIDAYLPVRVNEQRMSNLLQSFLVGLSMCALPVIKKIPTSVLWGYFAYMAIDSLPGNQFWERILLLFITPSRRYKVLEGVHASFVESVPFKSILLFTLFQFVYFLVCFGVTWIPIAGILFPLPFFLLISIRQHILPKFFHPEHLRELDAAEYEEIAGTPRRNLSISLKEREPPDSSSQGTDDDFYDAEILDEMTTNRGELKLRTVSFKEERLHQVHPEGSA, from the exons ATGGAAAACATCAGAAGTCCATTCAAGGGGATTATCAAAGACATCAAGGGAAGAAGCGCGTGCTACAAGCAAGATTGGGTCAGTGCACTTTGCTCAGGCTTTGG GATATTAGCTCCGACTACCTATATCTTCTTTGCTTCTGCTCTTCCTGTTATTGCCTTCGGAGAGCAATTGAGTCGAGATACAG ATGGCACCCTCAGCACAGTGGAAACGTTGGCTTCTACAGCTATTTGTGGAGTCATTCATTCCATTTTTGGTGGGCAACCTTTGTTGATAGTGGGTGTTGCAGAGCCAACAGTTATAATGTACACTTATTTGTACAGTTTCAGCAAAGGAAGGCCAGAGTTGGGCCAGGAACTCTTTTTGGCTTGGACTGCATG GGTCTGTGTATGGACTGCTCTGCTGCTCATTCTTCTTGCTATATTCAATGCATGCACCATAATCACCAGATTTACAAGAATTGCAGGAGAGCTTTTTGGCATGTTGATAACTGTTCTTTTCCTTCAAGAGGCTGTTAAG GGGGTGATCAGTGAATTCAGTATTCCCAAAGGTGAAAATCCTAAGTTGGAGAAATATCAGTTCCCCTGGCTATATACAAATGGGCTGCTGGCAGTCATTTTCTCATTTGGGGTTCTAGTCAGCGCCCTAAAGACACGAAAGGCAAGATCATGGTGTTATGGAACAG GTTGGCTTCGAGGGTTTATTGCAGACTATGGGGTTCCCCTAATGGTCTTGTGTTGGACAGCACTATCTTACACAATACCTGGAAAAGTTGATTCTGGAGTTCCCAGGAGGCTGTTCTGTCCACTTCTATGGGAACCTGCATCATTACATCATTGGACAGTGATAAAG GATATGGGGAAGGTTCCAATAGTGTACATCCTTGCAGCCTTTATACCAGCATTGATGATAGCAGGTCTATACTTCTTCGATCACAGTGTCGCTTCACAGATGGCACAACAAAAGGAGTTTAACCTTAAAAAGCCCTCTGCTTACCATTATGATATCTTGTTGCTAGGAGTTATG ACTTTGATTTGTGGCTTGCTGGGACTCCCTCCTTCAAATGGGGTCCTTCCACAATCTCCCATGCACACAAAGAGCCTTGCAGTTCTCAAGAAGCAG TTGATTCGgaaaaaaatggtaaaaagTGCCAAGGAGGGCATGTTGCAACAAGCAAGCAACTCAGAAATTTACGGAAGGATGCAAGCTGTGTTTATAGAAATGGATGCATCTCCTGCT CTTATTTCAGTAGATAAAGAGCTGAAGAACTTGAAAGAGGCTGTGATGAAAGGTGATGATGGGCAGGAtgcaaaaggaaaatttgATCCTGTGAAACATATTGATGCTTATTTGCCTGTCAGAGTTAATGAGCAAAGAATGAGCAACCTGTTGCAATCATTCCTTGTGGGACTCTCAATGTGTGCTCTGCCTGTAATAAAAAAGATACCTACCTCTGTACTCTGGGGATACTTTGCCTACATGGCCATTGACAGCCTTCCAGGGAACCAGTTCTGGGAAAGGATATTGCTGCTTTTCATCACCCCTAGTAGGCGTTACAA AGTCCTGGAAGGTGTTCATGCATCATTTGTGGAGTCGGTACCTTTCAAGTCCATTTTGCTGTTTACACTCTTCCAATTTGTATATTTTCTAGTATGTTTTGGGGTGACATGGATACCTATAGCTGGAATACTGTTTCCACTGCCGTTCTTCCTTCTCATCAGCATCAGACAGCACATCCTTCCAAAGTTTTTCCATCCTGAACATCTTAGGGAACTAGATGCTGCTGAGTATGAAGAAATTGCTGGTACACCACGAAGAAACTTAAGTATATCGCTCAAG GAAAGGGAACCACCTGATTCCAGCAGCCAAGGGACTGACGACGACTTTTATGATGCTGAGATATTGGATGAGATGACAACCAACAGAGGAGAGTTGAAGCTTAGAACTGTAAGCTTTAAGGAAGAAAGGTTACATCAG GTTCATCCAGAAGGAAGTGCCTGA